The Panicum hallii strain FIL2 chromosome 9, PHallii_v3.1, whole genome shotgun sequence genome has a window encoding:
- the LOC112876132 gene encoding expansin-B11-like, which produces MAAASTHLVAVAVVLAALVGGAWCGPPKVPPGKNISADCDGKWLEAKATWYGKPTGAGPDDNGGACGYKEVNKAPFNSMGACGNSPIFKDGLGCGSCYEIKCDKPAECSGEPVIVYITDMNYEPIAAYHFDLAGTAFGAMAKKGEEEKLRKVGIIDMQFRRVKCKYPADTKIAFHIEKGCNPNYLALLVKYAAGDGDIVGVDIKEKGAKEYQSLKHSWGAIWRMDTPKPIKGPISIRITSEGGKTLEQEDVIPEGWKPDTLYPSKLQF; this is translated from the coding sequence atggcggcggcgtcgaCGCATCTTGttgcggtggcggtggtgctcgCGGCGCTGGTGGGCGGCGCATGGTGCGGTCCGCCCAAGGTTCCCCCGGGCAAGAACATCTCAGCAGACTGCGACGGCAAGTGGCTGGAGGCCAAGGCGACGTGGTACGGCAAGCCGACAGGCGCGGGGCCCGACGACAACGGCGGCGCCTGCGGGTACAAGGAGGTGAACAAGGCTCCCTTCAACAGCATGGGGGCGTGCGGCAACTCGCCCATCTTCAAGGACGGCCTCGGCTGCGGCTCCTGCTACGAGATCAAGTGCGACAAGCCCGCCGagtgctccggcgagcccgtCATCGTCTACATCACCGACATGAACTACGAGCCCATCGCCGCCTACCACTTCGACCTGGCCGGCACGGCCTTTGGAGCCATGGCCaagaagggggaggaggagaagctGCGCAAGGTGGGCATCATCGACATGCAGTTCCGCCGCGTCAAGTGCAAGTACCCGGCCGACACCAAGATCGCCTTCCACATCGAGAAGGGCTGCAACCCCAACTACCTTGCGCTGCTCGTCAAGTACGCTGCCGGCGACGGCGACATCGTCGGCGTCGACATCAAGGAGAAGGGCGCCAAAGAGTACCAGTCCCTGAAGCACTCTTGGGGCGCCATCTGGAGAATGGACACCCCCAAGCCGATCAAGGGCCCCATCTCCATCCGCATCACCAGCGAGGGAGGCAAAACGCTCGAACAGGAGGATGTCATCCCCGAAGGCTGGAAGCCCGACACCCTCTACCCCTCCAAGCTCCAGTTCTGA
- the LOC112874239 gene encoding branched-chain amino acid aminotransferase 2, chloroplastic-like isoform X4: protein MAQNGCYAAPTNNQIQNHIYSMPSLSYKVPSVTECHASLSTNYMETSQAVDLDWENLGFGLVETDFMYVAKCGPDGNFSEGEVLPFGPIAVSPSAGVLNYGQGLFEGLKAYRKTDGSILLFRPEENATRMITGADRMCMPAPTVEQFVDAVKQTVLANKRWVPPTGKGSLYIRPLLMGSGAVLGLAPAPEYTFIIFVSPVGNYFKEGLSPINLIVEDKFHRASPGGTGGVKTIGNYASVLKAQKIAKGKGYSDVLYLDAVHDKYLEEVSSCNIFVVKDNVISTPAIKGTILPGITRKSIIEVAQSKGFKVEERLVSVHELLNADEVFCTGTAVVVSPVGSITYLGKRVEYGNQGVGVISQQLYKSLTSLQMGLVEDCMGWTVQLNQ, encoded by the exons ATGGCGCAGAATGGCTGCTATGCTGCTCCCACTAATAATCAG ATCCAGAACCACATTTATTCAATGCCAAGTCTCTCTTACAAGGTCCCTAGTGTGACAGAATGTCATGCTTCTTTATCAACTAACTACAT GGAAACATCTCAGGCGGTTGATTTGGACTGGGAAAACCTTGGCTTTGGCCTTGTCGAGACTGATTTTATGTATGTTGCAAAATGTGGGCCTGATGGAAACTTTTCCGAAGGTGAAGTCCTACCGTTTGGACCTATAGCAGTGAGCCCATCTGCTGGAGTCTTAAATTATGGACAG GGGTTGTTTGAAGGCCTAAAGGCATATAGGAAAACTGATGGGTCCATCCTGCTATTTCGTCCGGAAGAGAATGCTACAAGGATGATAACTGGTGCAGACAGGATGTGCATGCCTGCTCCAACTGTTGAGCAATTCGTTGATGCTGTAAAACAAACTGTTCTGGCAAATAAAAGATGG GTGCCTCCTACCGGTAAAGGTTCTTTGTATATTAGGCCACTACTTATGGGAAGCGGGGCTGTTCTTGGTCTTGCACCTGCTCCTGAGTACACCTTTATAATTTTTGTGTCCCCTGTTGGCAATTATTTCAAG GAAGGTCTGTCTCCTATTAATTTGATTGTTGAAGACAAATTTCACCGTGCCAGCCCTGGTGGAACTGGAGGCGTGAAAACCATCGGAAACTATGCCTCG GTATTGAAAGCTCAAAAGATTGCAAAGGGCAAAGGATATTCTGATGTCCTTTATTTGGACGCCGTTCATGACAAATATCTTGAAGAAGTCTCTTCCTGCAATATTTTTGTTGTGAAA GACAATGTTATTTCTACTCCTGCAATTAAAGGAACAATATTGCCTGGGATAACAAGGAAAAGTATAATTGAAGTTGCTCAGAGCAAAGGCTTCAAG GTTGAGGAGCGCCTAGTTTCAGTACATGAGTTGCTTAATGCTGATGAAGTTTTCTGCACGGGAACTGCTGTTGTGGTGTCACCTGTGGGGAGCATTACATATCTGGGGAAAAG GGTAGAATATGGCAACCAAGGAGTCGGCGTCATATCTCAGCAGCTATACAAGTCGCTTACAAGCCTCCAGATGGGTCTTGTGGAGGATTGTATGGGTTGGACCGTGCAACTGAATCAGTAG
- the LOC112874239 gene encoding branched-chain amino acid aminotransferase 2, chloroplastic-like isoform X3 — MAQNGCYAAPTNNQIQNHIYSMPSLSYKVPSVTECHASLSTNYIRETSQAVDLDWENLGFGLVETDFMYVAKCGPDGNFSEGEVLPFGPIAVSPSAGVLNYGQGLFEGLKAYRKTDGSILLFRPEENATRMITGADRMCMPAPTVEQFVDAVKQTVLANKRWVPPTGKGSLYIRPLLMGSGAVLGLAPAPEYTFIIFVSPVGNYFKEGLSPINLIVEDKFHRASPGGTGGVKTIGNYASVLKAQKIAKGKGYSDVLYLDAVHDKYLEEVSSCNIFVVKDNVISTPAIKGTILPGITRKSIIEVAQSKGFKVEERLVSVHELLNADEVFCTGTAVVVSPVGSITYLGKRVEYGNQGVGVISQQLYKSLTSLQMGLVEDCMGWTVQLNQ; from the exons ATGGCGCAGAATGGCTGCTATGCTGCTCCCACTAATAATCAG ATCCAGAACCACATTTATTCAATGCCAAGTCTCTCTTACAAGGTCCCTAGTGTGACAGAATGTCATGCTTCTTTATCAACTAACTACAT CAGGGAAACATCTCAGGCGGTTGATTTGGACTGGGAAAACCTTGGCTTTGGCCTTGTCGAGACTGATTTTATGTATGTTGCAAAATGTGGGCCTGATGGAAACTTTTCCGAAGGTGAAGTCCTACCGTTTGGACCTATAGCAGTGAGCCCATCTGCTGGAGTCTTAAATTATGGACAG GGGTTGTTTGAAGGCCTAAAGGCATATAGGAAAACTGATGGGTCCATCCTGCTATTTCGTCCGGAAGAGAATGCTACAAGGATGATAACTGGTGCAGACAGGATGTGCATGCCTGCTCCAACTGTTGAGCAATTCGTTGATGCTGTAAAACAAACTGTTCTGGCAAATAAAAGATGG GTGCCTCCTACCGGTAAAGGTTCTTTGTATATTAGGCCACTACTTATGGGAAGCGGGGCTGTTCTTGGTCTTGCACCTGCTCCTGAGTACACCTTTATAATTTTTGTGTCCCCTGTTGGCAATTATTTCAAG GAAGGTCTGTCTCCTATTAATTTGATTGTTGAAGACAAATTTCACCGTGCCAGCCCTGGTGGAACTGGAGGCGTGAAAACCATCGGAAACTATGCCTCG GTATTGAAAGCTCAAAAGATTGCAAAGGGCAAAGGATATTCTGATGTCCTTTATTTGGACGCCGTTCATGACAAATATCTTGAAGAAGTCTCTTCCTGCAATATTTTTGTTGTGAAA GACAATGTTATTTCTACTCCTGCAATTAAAGGAACAATATTGCCTGGGATAACAAGGAAAAGTATAATTGAAGTTGCTCAGAGCAAAGGCTTCAAG GTTGAGGAGCGCCTAGTTTCAGTACATGAGTTGCTTAATGCTGATGAAGTTTTCTGCACGGGAACTGCTGTTGTGGTGTCACCTGTGGGGAGCATTACATATCTGGGGAAAAG GGTAGAATATGGCAACCAAGGAGTCGGCGTCATATCTCAGCAGCTATACAAGTCGCTTACAAGCCTCCAGATGGGTCTTGTGGAGGATTGTATGGGTTGGACCGTGCAACTGAATCAGTAG
- the LOC112874239 gene encoding branched-chain amino acid aminotransferase 2, chloroplastic-like isoform X1, which yields MELSLASLGALPPAPPLAGWLTRHSLSPCLNKIQNHIYSMPSLSYKVPSVTECHASLSTNYIRETSQAVDLDWENLGFGLVETDFMYVAKCGPDGNFSEGEVLPFGPIAVSPSAGVLNYGQGLFEGLKAYRKTDGSILLFRPEENATRMITGADRMCMPAPTVEQFVDAVKQTVLANKRWVPPTGKGSLYIRPLLMGSGAVLGLAPAPEYTFIIFVSPVGNYFKEGLSPINLIVEDKFHRASPGGTGGVKTIGNYASVLKAQKIAKGKGYSDVLYLDAVHDKYLEEVSSCNIFVVKDNVISTPAIKGTILPGITRKSIIEVAQSKGFKVEERLVSVHELLNADEVFCTGTAVVVSPVGSITYLGKRVEYGNQGVGVISQQLYKSLTSLQMGLVEDCMGWTVQLNQ from the exons ATGGAGCTCAGCCTCGCCTCCCTCGGCGCCCTCCCGCCCGCTCCGCCGCTCGCAGGATGGCTCACGCGGCACTCGCTCTCGCCGTGCCTTAATAAG ATCCAGAACCACATTTATTCAATGCCAAGTCTCTCTTACAAGGTCCCTAGTGTGACAGAATGTCATGCTTCTTTATCAACTAACTACAT CAGGGAAACATCTCAGGCGGTTGATTTGGACTGGGAAAACCTTGGCTTTGGCCTTGTCGAGACTGATTTTATGTATGTTGCAAAATGTGGGCCTGATGGAAACTTTTCCGAAGGTGAAGTCCTACCGTTTGGACCTATAGCAGTGAGCCCATCTGCTGGAGTCTTAAATTATGGACAG GGGTTGTTTGAAGGCCTAAAGGCATATAGGAAAACTGATGGGTCCATCCTGCTATTTCGTCCGGAAGAGAATGCTACAAGGATGATAACTGGTGCAGACAGGATGTGCATGCCTGCTCCAACTGTTGAGCAATTCGTTGATGCTGTAAAACAAACTGTTCTGGCAAATAAAAGATGG GTGCCTCCTACCGGTAAAGGTTCTTTGTATATTAGGCCACTACTTATGGGAAGCGGGGCTGTTCTTGGTCTTGCACCTGCTCCTGAGTACACCTTTATAATTTTTGTGTCCCCTGTTGGCAATTATTTCAAG GAAGGTCTGTCTCCTATTAATTTGATTGTTGAAGACAAATTTCACCGTGCCAGCCCTGGTGGAACTGGAGGCGTGAAAACCATCGGAAACTATGCCTCG GTATTGAAAGCTCAAAAGATTGCAAAGGGCAAAGGATATTCTGATGTCCTTTATTTGGACGCCGTTCATGACAAATATCTTGAAGAAGTCTCTTCCTGCAATATTTTTGTTGTGAAA GACAATGTTATTTCTACTCCTGCAATTAAAGGAACAATATTGCCTGGGATAACAAGGAAAAGTATAATTGAAGTTGCTCAGAGCAAAGGCTTCAAG GTTGAGGAGCGCCTAGTTTCAGTACATGAGTTGCTTAATGCTGATGAAGTTTTCTGCACGGGAACTGCTGTTGTGGTGTCACCTGTGGGGAGCATTACATATCTGGGGAAAAG GGTAGAATATGGCAACCAAGGAGTCGGCGTCATATCTCAGCAGCTATACAAGTCGCTTACAAGCCTCCAGATGGGTCTTGTGGAGGATTGTATGGGTTGGACCGTGCAACTGAATCAGTAG
- the LOC112874239 gene encoding branched-chain amino acid aminotransferase 2, chloroplastic-like isoform X2 has product MELSLASLGALPPAPPLAGWLTRHSLSPCLNKIQNHIYSMPSLSYKVPSVTECHASLSTNYMETSQAVDLDWENLGFGLVETDFMYVAKCGPDGNFSEGEVLPFGPIAVSPSAGVLNYGQGLFEGLKAYRKTDGSILLFRPEENATRMITGADRMCMPAPTVEQFVDAVKQTVLANKRWVPPTGKGSLYIRPLLMGSGAVLGLAPAPEYTFIIFVSPVGNYFKEGLSPINLIVEDKFHRASPGGTGGVKTIGNYASVLKAQKIAKGKGYSDVLYLDAVHDKYLEEVSSCNIFVVKDNVISTPAIKGTILPGITRKSIIEVAQSKGFKVEERLVSVHELLNADEVFCTGTAVVVSPVGSITYLGKRVEYGNQGVGVISQQLYKSLTSLQMGLVEDCMGWTVQLNQ; this is encoded by the exons ATGGAGCTCAGCCTCGCCTCCCTCGGCGCCCTCCCGCCCGCTCCGCCGCTCGCAGGATGGCTCACGCGGCACTCGCTCTCGCCGTGCCTTAATAAG ATCCAGAACCACATTTATTCAATGCCAAGTCTCTCTTACAAGGTCCCTAGTGTGACAGAATGTCATGCTTCTTTATCAACTAACTACAT GGAAACATCTCAGGCGGTTGATTTGGACTGGGAAAACCTTGGCTTTGGCCTTGTCGAGACTGATTTTATGTATGTTGCAAAATGTGGGCCTGATGGAAACTTTTCCGAAGGTGAAGTCCTACCGTTTGGACCTATAGCAGTGAGCCCATCTGCTGGAGTCTTAAATTATGGACAG GGGTTGTTTGAAGGCCTAAAGGCATATAGGAAAACTGATGGGTCCATCCTGCTATTTCGTCCGGAAGAGAATGCTACAAGGATGATAACTGGTGCAGACAGGATGTGCATGCCTGCTCCAACTGTTGAGCAATTCGTTGATGCTGTAAAACAAACTGTTCTGGCAAATAAAAGATGG GTGCCTCCTACCGGTAAAGGTTCTTTGTATATTAGGCCACTACTTATGGGAAGCGGGGCTGTTCTTGGTCTTGCACCTGCTCCTGAGTACACCTTTATAATTTTTGTGTCCCCTGTTGGCAATTATTTCAAG GAAGGTCTGTCTCCTATTAATTTGATTGTTGAAGACAAATTTCACCGTGCCAGCCCTGGTGGAACTGGAGGCGTGAAAACCATCGGAAACTATGCCTCG GTATTGAAAGCTCAAAAGATTGCAAAGGGCAAAGGATATTCTGATGTCCTTTATTTGGACGCCGTTCATGACAAATATCTTGAAGAAGTCTCTTCCTGCAATATTTTTGTTGTGAAA GACAATGTTATTTCTACTCCTGCAATTAAAGGAACAATATTGCCTGGGATAACAAGGAAAAGTATAATTGAAGTTGCTCAGAGCAAAGGCTTCAAG GTTGAGGAGCGCCTAGTTTCAGTACATGAGTTGCTTAATGCTGATGAAGTTTTCTGCACGGGAACTGCTGTTGTGGTGTCACCTGTGGGGAGCATTACATATCTGGGGAAAAG GGTAGAATATGGCAACCAAGGAGTCGGCGTCATATCTCAGCAGCTATACAAGTCGCTTACAAGCCTCCAGATGGGTCTTGTGGAGGATTGTATGGGTTGGACCGTGCAACTGAATCAGTAG